In Marasmius oreades isolate 03SP1 chromosome 1, whole genome shotgun sequence, one DNA window encodes the following:
- a CDS encoding uncharacterized protein (BUSCO:EOG0926522L) encodes MMRPVLTCALRASTRPVSRTSTLIFTRHAHGPAQETFDQFSQRYVTFFQNAEDLFELQRGLNNCFAHDLVPSPQVIEAAVRAARRVNDYATTVRIFEGIKEKVENVSQYQAYLEELKGLREELGISLREELYPDAS; translated from the exons ATGATGCGCCCCGTCCTCACTTGCGCTCTCCGCGCCTCCACTCGTCCTGTATCGCGCACCTCCACTCTCATCTTCACGCGTCACGCGCACGGACCAGCACAAGAAACCTTTGACCAGTTCTCCCAACGCTATGTCACCTTTTTCCAAAACGCCGAAGACCTCTTTGAACTCCAACGTGGTCTCAACAACTGTTTCGCTCACGACCTTGTTCCTTCTCCACAAGTCATTGAAGCCGCGGTTCGTGCTGCTAGGAGGGTCAATGATTATGCCACTACTGTGAGGATTTTCGAGGGAATCAAAGAGAAGGTGGAGAATGTCTCTCAGTATCAGGCGTACCTGGAGGAGTTGAAGGGATTGAGAGAGGAACTGG GCATTTCATTGAGGGAAGAACTGTATCCCGACGCTTCATAG